The following proteins are co-located in the Imtechella halotolerans genome:
- a CDS encoding M23 family metallopeptidase translates to MIKKILVAVGCCLTLLGCEKQQKQVQMVKEEVIKPIIEFGFNLNDFHVLRDTIKTGDTFGKILAMNNVDATQIFEISEKAKPTFDPRRLKVGDAYTILLSKDSLKKPNAFIYQPSKIDYIVVNMADSVHAYAKKKPVKIVEREASGIITKSLSESILEAGMDYMVAHKLSQIYDYTVDFFRLQQGDKFKIIYEERFIDDTLYVGMGKIKAAYFEHKNHPFYAFNYVTDSIKNKSSFYDEKANMMRRMFLKAPLDFFRISSRFSPRRFHPVQKVWKAHKGTDYAAPHGTPIRATANGTIVKAGYTAGNGNYVKIRHNGTYETQYLHMSKILVKVGQYVAQGEEIGRVGSTGLATGPHVCYRFWKNGVQVDPLTHVMPASEPMNESMKGSYLEYVKPLKYRLDNIPYSEYTNQEEEQYITQL, encoded by the coding sequence ATGATAAAAAAAATACTTGTAGCGGTAGGTTGTTGTTTGACATTACTAGGGTGTGAAAAACAGCAAAAGCAAGTTCAAATGGTGAAAGAAGAGGTTATTAAGCCTATTATTGAATTTGGCTTTAACCTTAACGATTTTCATGTTTTGAGAGACACTATTAAAACCGGAGATACTTTTGGGAAGATTTTGGCAATGAATAATGTGGACGCTACACAGATTTTCGAAATTTCTGAAAAGGCTAAACCTACATTTGATCCAAGAAGGTTAAAAGTTGGAGATGCTTACACAATTCTATTATCTAAAGACTCTCTTAAAAAACCTAACGCTTTTATTTATCAGCCATCCAAAATTGACTATATTGTTGTAAATATGGCTGATTCTGTCCATGCTTATGCCAAGAAAAAGCCTGTAAAAATTGTAGAACGTGAAGCGTCTGGTATTATTACGAAATCACTTTCTGAAAGTATTTTGGAAGCTGGAATGGACTATATGGTAGCTCATAAATTATCTCAGATATATGATTATACCGTTGACTTTTTTCGTTTACAACAAGGGGATAAGTTTAAAATAATATATGAAGAGCGTTTTATTGATGATACACTTTATGTTGGGATGGGTAAAATTAAGGCTGCTTATTTCGAACATAAAAATCACCCGTTTTATGCTTTTAATTATGTAACGGATTCTATTAAAAATAAATCCTCATTTTATGATGAAAAGGCAAACATGATGCGTCGTATGTTTTTAAAGGCTCCTTTGGATTTTTTTAGAATTTCTTCACGCTTCTCACCTCGACGTTTTCATCCAGTGCAAAAAGTGTGGAAGGCCCACAAGGGGACCGATTATGCCGCTCCTCATGGTACACCAATTAGGGCAACCGCCAATGGTACAATAGTCAAGGCTGGATATACTGCCGGTAATGGTAATTATGTTAAGATTCGTCATAATGGCACCTACGAAACGCAATATCTTCATATGTCTAAAATTTTAGTAAAGGTTGGTCAATATGTGGCGCAAGGAGAGGAGATTGGTAGGGTAGGAAGTACAGGACTTGCTACAGGACCACATGTCTGTTATCGATTTTGGAAAAACGGAGTTCAGGTTGATCCTCTAACCCATGTAATGCCTGCTTCTGAGCCTATGAATGAATCAATGAAAGGCAGTTATCTGGAGTATGTAAAACCGTTAAAATATCGATTGGATAATATTCCTTACAGTGAATACACTAATCAAGAGGAAGAGCAATACATCACTCAACTATAA
- a CDS encoding homogentisate 1,2-dioxygenase: MPFYHSLGKIPPKRHTIFRKSNGDLYYEQLFGTIGFDGMYSNIYHEQRPTQVKEIKGQYSVAPKIARANNIQSYRLKGFQVPAVADYLESRKAVLTNSDCTIILAAPKNLTQEYFYKNTDADELLFIHKGSGILRTMLGNLEFTYGDYLLIPRGIIYKIDFSTEDNRLFIVESRRPIYTPKRYRNWFGQLLEHSPFCERDIRKPSALETYDERGDFLIKVKKKDEIFDMVYATHPFDVVGYDGYNYPYAFSIHDFEPITGRIHQPPPVHQTFETDAFVVCSFVPRLYDYHPNAIPAPYNHSNIDSDEVLYYVDGDFMSRNDIEPGHISLHPAGIPHGPHPGATERSIGKTQTQELAVMVDTFKPLMLTDEAMKIADESYYQSWLDS, translated from the coding sequence ATGCCATTTTATCATTCGTTAGGAAAAATTCCGCCGAAACGACATACCATTTTTAGAAAATCCAATGGAGATTTGTACTATGAACAACTTTTCGGGACTATTGGATTTGATGGAATGTATTCAAACATCTACCATGAACAACGTCCTACTCAAGTTAAGGAGATTAAAGGGCAATATAGTGTGGCGCCTAAGATAGCGCGTGCCAATAATATACAATCTTACCGATTGAAAGGATTTCAAGTGCCAGCAGTTGCTGATTATTTGGAAAGTAGAAAGGCAGTTTTAACTAATAGTGACTGTACCATAATTTTAGCGGCCCCAAAAAATTTAACCCAAGAGTACTTTTATAAGAACACTGATGCGGATGAATTGTTGTTTATTCATAAGGGATCGGGAATATTGCGTACAATGCTCGGTAATTTGGAATTCACTTATGGAGATTATTTGTTAATCCCACGTGGTATAATTTATAAAATAGATTTTTCTACTGAAGATAATAGGTTGTTTATTGTCGAGTCTAGAAGACCTATTTATACTCCAAAAAGATATCGTAATTGGTTTGGTCAATTATTGGAGCATTCTCCATTTTGTGAACGAGATATTCGCAAACCTTCTGCTTTGGAAACTTATGATGAGAGAGGTGATTTCTTAATTAAGGTTAAAAAGAAAGATGAGATTTTTGACATGGTTTATGCAACACACCCATTTGATGTAGTGGGTTATGATGGATATAATTATCCGTATGCATTTTCCATCCATGATTTTGAACCTATAACGGGCAGAATCCATCAACCACCTCCAGTTCATCAAACTTTTGAAACGGATGCTTTTGTTGTCTGTTCATTTGTGCCTAGGTTGTATGACTATCATCCTAACGCAATACCTGCGCCTTATAATCATAGTAATATCGATAGTGATGAGGTGTTGTATTATGTAGATGGAGATTTTATGAGTCGAAATGATATAGAGCCAGGTCATATTTCATTGCATCCTGCTGGAATACCTCACGGACCCCATCCTGGAGCAACAGAGCGAAGTATTGGTAAAACCCAGACACAGGAACTGGCTGTAATGGTAGACACGTTTAAACCACTTATGCTTACTGATGAGGCCATGAAAATAGCAGATGAAAGTTATTATCAATCGTGGCTTGATTCTTAA
- a CDS encoding 5-formyltetrahydrofolate cyclo-ligase, whose protein sequence is MVKSELRKKYKELRNSLTDNYIEEQSLAIANRLLSLPIWEKSYYHIFLSISSKKEINTSYILHILQGKDKNIIISKSNFQDLSLQHFLLTDTTVIRPNHWGIPEPEEGIEVPIQKIDVVFIPLLTFDVSGNRVGYGKGFYDGFLAQCKPETLKIGLSFFEPEDQIDDISKSDIPLDFCITPKNTYTF, encoded by the coding sequence ATGGTAAAATCTGAATTAAGAAAAAAATATAAAGAATTACGGAATTCATTAACCGATAATTATATTGAAGAACAAAGTTTAGCAATTGCTAATCGATTACTTTCACTTCCAATTTGGGAAAAGTCATACTATCATATTTTTCTTTCCATATCATCAAAAAAAGAAATTAACACTTCTTATATTCTTCATATTTTACAGGGAAAAGATAAAAATATTATTATTTCAAAGTCCAACTTTCAGGATCTAAGTTTACAGCATTTTTTACTTACTGACACTACAGTTATAAGGCCAAATCACTGGGGCATTCCTGAGCCAGAGGAGGGTATTGAAGTTCCTATACAAAAAATTGATGTAGTTTTTATACCACTCCTCACTTTCGATGTTAGCGGTAACAGAGTAGGTTATGGAAAAGGATTTTATGATGGTTTTTTGGCCCAATGTAAACCCGAAACCTTAAAAATAGGTTTATCATTCTTTGAGCCGGAAGACCAAATTGATGACATATCAAAATCAGATATTCCACTAGATTTTTGTATAACCCCTAAAAACACTTATACCTTTTAA
- the hppD gene encoding 4-hydroxyphenylpyruvate dioxygenase codes for MSKEIKSVDYGLEKIFEGAQDFLPLLGTDYVELYVGNAKQAAHYYKTAFGFQSLAYKGLETGSRNEVSYVLKQDKIRLVLTTPLNSKSPVNEHIVKHGDGVKVVALWVDDARSAYEETTKRGARSFMEPIIEQDEHGEVVRAGIYTYGETVHMFVERKNYKGVFLPGFQEWKPDYSPSSVGLKYIDHMVGNVGWGEMNHWVKWYEDVMGFVNFLSFDDKQIHTEYSALMSKVMSNGNGRIKFPINEPAEGKKRSQIEEYLDFYEGSGVQHIAVATDDIIKTVSELKSRGVEFLPPPPQAYYDDIPRRLGVHRDMMKEDIAELQKLSILVDADEEGYLLQIFTKPVEDRPTLFFEIIQRMGAKGFGAGNFKALFESIEREQQLRGTL; via the coding sequence ATGTCAAAAGAAATAAAATCCGTAGACTACGGTCTTGAAAAAATATTTGAAGGAGCGCAAGATTTTTTGCCTCTTTTAGGAACCGATTATGTTGAGCTTTATGTTGGAAATGCAAAGCAAGCTGCCCATTATTATAAAACTGCGTTTGGATTTCAATCCTTAGCTTATAAAGGATTGGAGACTGGTTCTAGAAATGAGGTTAGTTATGTGTTAAAACAAGATAAAATTCGCTTGGTATTAACAACGCCACTGAATAGCAAATCGCCTGTAAATGAGCATATTGTTAAACATGGTGATGGAGTGAAGGTAGTGGCATTATGGGTAGATGATGCTCGAAGTGCTTATGAGGAAACTACCAAGAGAGGAGCTAGGTCATTCATGGAGCCAATTATTGAACAAGACGAACATGGAGAAGTCGTACGTGCTGGTATCTATACTTACGGGGAAACTGTTCATATGTTTGTAGAACGAAAGAATTACAAAGGAGTGTTTTTGCCAGGGTTTCAAGAATGGAAGCCCGATTACAGCCCATCATCAGTAGGATTGAAATATATAGACCACATGGTTGGTAATGTAGGTTGGGGTGAAATGAATCATTGGGTAAAATGGTATGAGGATGTTATGGGATTTGTTAATTTCCTATCTTTTGATGATAAACAGATTCATACAGAGTATTCTGCTTTAATGAGTAAGGTGATGAGTAATGGAAATGGACGTATTAAGTTTCCAATTAATGAGCCTGCTGAAGGAAAAAAACGATCTCAAATAGAAGAATATCTGGATTTTTATGAAGGGTCTGGTGTTCAGCATATTGCTGTTGCAACCGATGATATAATTAAGACTGTGAGTGAATTAAAGTCTCGGGGAGTGGAGTTTTTGCCACCACCACCTCAAGCATATTATGATGACATTCCTAGAAGATTAGGTGTACATCGTGATATGATGAAGGAGGATATTGCCGAACTTCAAAAACTATCTATTCTTGTAGATGCGGATGAGGAGGGTTATCTACTTCAGATTTTTACCAAGCCAGTGGAAGACCGTCCTACACTTTTCTTTGAGATTATTCAGAGAATGGGTGCAAAAGGATTTGGTGCTGGTAACTTTAAAGCTCTTTTTGAGTCTATCGAGAGAGAGCAACAGTTGAGGGGAACGCTATAA
- a CDS encoding DUF3108 domain-containing protein, with product MKKTYLTFVLILISISLFAQNGNGVNSSVFKSGEWFQFRIHYGPFNASYATMQLNETNYKGKSVYHVIGKGTTTGLARLFFKVDDNYESYFDKVDGKPYRFIRQIDEGGYTKDLEILFNHEVNSAIAYDRKRKKDTTLTIPVGVQDMMSAFYYFRNNVEFNKLKYGDDFVIDMILDDDEIFKFKMRYLGKEVLRTKFGKVETLKFRPYVQSGRVFKAKESLTVWISNDENRAPVRIKASLRVGSIVADLEGFKGLKNSFKIIMN from the coding sequence ATGAAAAAGACCTACCTTACTTTCGTTTTAATTTTAATATCTATTTCTCTATTTGCTCAAAATGGTAATGGAGTGAATTCTTCAGTTTTCAAATCAGGCGAGTGGTTCCAATTTAGAATTCATTATGGGCCCTTTAATGCGAGTTATGCTACAATGCAGCTTAATGAAACAAATTATAAAGGCAAATCAGTATATCATGTCATAGGCAAGGGAACAACCACTGGGTTAGCGAGATTATTTTTTAAGGTGGATGATAATTACGAAAGTTATTTCGACAAAGTGGATGGTAAGCCATATAGGTTTATTCGTCAGATAGATGAAGGGGGGTATACTAAAGATTTGGAAATTCTTTTTAATCACGAAGTAAATTCTGCGATTGCTTATGATAGGAAGCGGAAGAAAGATACTACCCTTACTATACCGGTTGGTGTTCAAGATATGATGTCAGCATTTTATTATTTTCGTAACAATGTTGAGTTTAATAAATTGAAGTACGGTGACGATTTTGTGATTGATATGATTCTTGATGATGATGAAATTTTTAAGTTTAAGATGCGATATTTGGGCAAAGAGGTTTTACGTACTAAATTTGGCAAGGTTGAAACTTTAAAGTTCCGACCGTACGTTCAATCTGGACGTGTATTTAAGGCGAAAGAAAGTCTTACTGTTTGGATTTCAAATGACGAAAATAGGGCTCCGGTTAGGATAAAGGCAAGTTTACGCGTTGGGTCTATAGTCGCTGACTTAGAAGGCTTTAAAGGATTAAAAAATTCGTTTAAAATTATAATGAACTAA
- the uvrC gene encoding excinuclease ABC subunit UvrC: MTVSTIELQLHTLPSQPGVYQFYDKEGKILYVGKARNLKKRVSSYFQKTHDSGKTRVLVKKIVTIRHIVVPTETDALLLENNLIKQYQPRYNILLKDDKTYPWICLKKERFPRVFSTRNVVRDGSEYFGPYTNFKTVRTLLDLIKGVYAIRTCNYDLSEAKINVQKYKVCLEYHLGNCAGPCEGLHKEEEYNKQIIAIREILKGNFKESLQEFKKQMKAYATKMEYEEAQRIKEKIEVLENYQAKSTIVNPRISNVDVFTIVSDESYGYVNFLQVSYGAIIRAHTLEIKKKLEESDRELLEWTIMELRERFHSQSKELLVPFEVTVSETLKITIPKLGDKKQLLELSERNAKLYRQERFKQLKITDPDRHVNRIMLQMQKDLRLGSEPRHIECFDNSNIQGTNPVAACVVFKDGKPSKKDYRHFNIKTVDGPDDFASMEEVVYRRYKRLLDEGQSLPQLIVIDGGKGQLSSALKSIDALGLRGQIAIIGIAKRLEEIYFPGDSVPLYLDKKSESLKIIQQLRNEAHRFGITFHRKKRSQAAVVSELDSIEGIGDATRDVLLSHFKSVKRIKEASEEDLTAVVGPSKAKKIYTHFH, from the coding sequence ATGACTGTTTCAACCATAGAATTACAGCTACATACACTTCCTAGTCAGCCGGGAGTTTATCAATTTTATGATAAAGAAGGAAAAATATTGTATGTAGGAAAAGCTCGCAATCTTAAGAAAAGAGTTTCATCGTATTTTCAAAAAACACACGATTCTGGAAAGACACGAGTGCTTGTTAAAAAAATAGTTACTATTCGGCATATAGTGGTTCCGACTGAAACGGATGCCTTACTACTAGAAAACAATCTTATCAAACAGTATCAGCCTCGCTATAATATCTTGCTTAAGGACGATAAAACTTATCCTTGGATTTGTTTAAAAAAAGAACGTTTTCCACGAGTATTCTCTACAAGAAATGTGGTGAGAGATGGTTCTGAGTATTTTGGTCCTTATACTAATTTTAAGACTGTACGTACTCTTCTTGATTTAATAAAAGGAGTGTATGCTATACGTACCTGCAATTATGATCTATCTGAAGCGAAAATAAATGTTCAAAAATATAAGGTATGTCTGGAATATCATTTGGGAAATTGTGCAGGACCATGTGAAGGCCTGCATAAAGAAGAAGAATACAACAAGCAGATTATAGCCATTCGAGAAATCTTAAAAGGAAATTTCAAGGAGTCATTACAAGAATTTAAAAAACAAATGAAGGCCTATGCAACAAAAATGGAATATGAAGAAGCCCAACGTATCAAGGAAAAGATAGAGGTGCTTGAAAATTACCAAGCTAAATCAACAATTGTAAACCCTAGAATTAGTAATGTAGATGTTTTTACAATTGTTTCTGATGAAAGCTATGGTTATGTGAATTTTCTTCAGGTTTCTTATGGTGCCATTATTAGAGCTCATACCTTAGAAATTAAAAAGAAGTTAGAGGAGTCTGATCGTGAATTGTTGGAATGGACGATAATGGAATTACGTGAACGTTTTCATTCTCAATCTAAAGAATTGTTGGTTCCTTTTGAAGTTACCGTTTCCGAAACTTTAAAGATTACTATACCAAAATTAGGTGATAAAAAGCAACTACTTGAACTTTCTGAACGTAATGCGAAACTATATAGGCAAGAACGTTTTAAGCAATTGAAAATAACAGATCCCGATCGACATGTGAATCGTATAATGTTACAGATGCAAAAGGATTTACGACTTGGATCTGAACCTAGGCATATTGAATGTTTTGATAACTCAAATATTCAAGGAACTAATCCTGTTGCTGCTTGCGTAGTTTTTAAAGATGGAAAGCCAAGTAAGAAGGATTATCGACATTTTAATATCAAAACTGTTGATGGGCCGGACGATTTTGCTTCAATGGAAGAAGTGGTTTATCGGCGTTATAAAAGATTGCTTGACGAGGGACAATCTTTACCGCAGTTAATAGTTATAGATGGAGGAAAAGGGCAATTGTCCTCAGCGTTAAAAAGTATAGATGCTCTAGGGTTAAGGGGGCAAATTGCAATCATTGGTATTGCTAAGCGATTAGAAGAGATCTATTTTCCAGGAGACAGTGTTCCTCTATATCTAGATAAGAAGTCAGAAAGCCTTAAAATTATTCAACAGTTACGTAATGAGGCGCACCGATTTGGAATAACATTTCACCGTAAAAAGAGAAGCCAAGCTGCTGTGGTTTCTGAATTGGATTCAATAGAAGGGATTGGAGACGCTACAAGGGATGTTTTGTTGTCTCATTTTAAATCGGTTAAGAGGATTAAGGAAGCTAGTGAAGAGGATTTGACAGCGGTAGTTGGCCCTTCAAAAGCTAAAAAAATTTATACACATTTTCATTAA
- a CDS encoding patatin-like phospholipase family protein: MKTSLIFLFFVIGFCPIILAQQTPDDIKVGLVLSGGGAKGLAHIGALKVIEEAGVRIDYIGGTSMGAIIGALYASGYSAHQLDSIFKSISFEELIQDQIPRSAKTFYEKEDQERYAISLPFNKLKVSFPSAFSKGQNVYNLLVQLLQPVNHINEFDKLPIPFFCMATDVETGESVRLESGYLPEAILASGAFPSLFEPVEIGERLLIDGGVVNNYPLDELKDKGVDIIIGVDVQDALADRETLTSAPGILLQINNYRTVNDMREKSKKTDIYIHPDISKFNVVSFKEGMEIISNGKIAAYNQFESLKELSRKQRFSRPPVKIEPTDSLNIVDIQFSGSEHYSRAYLKGKLRLKNDELISFERFQQGVNNLLGTGNFNAIRYEVQSKDEGELVHFKLSENKNSTYLKLGVHYDDLYKTSGVINVTHKNFLQEDDVVGVDFILGDNIRYNFEYYVDKGFHWSYGLKSTFNYFKKDVDFNFVQQVVGESTVPINKVNVSVADFTNQLYVQTLFKEEFSLGAGLEYKNLRIKTETISDVESEAAYFEKSDFVSTYGYLLLDSYDNRYFPKKGVYFNGDFHWYLYSSDYHNNFKPYSIAKAKIGIATTIFPKFSLNIVNEGGFRLGNSDHNTLDFVLGGYGNDFINNFISFVGYDFLSFGGNSFVKGGFTMDYEFIPKNHINFTANYANAANDIFLNREWFSRPDYSGYAVGYGMETFMGPIEAKYTWSPEGGTHIWFVSVGFWF; this comes from the coding sequence ATGAAAACCTCCCTGATATTTCTGTTTTTTGTAATAGGATTTTGTCCTATAATATTAGCGCAACAAACTCCTGATGATATAAAGGTAGGGTTAGTGTTAAGTGGAGGGGGTGCAAAGGGCCTAGCACATATAGGCGCCCTAAAGGTAATCGAGGAAGCAGGTGTGCGTATTGATTATATAGGAGGAACTAGTATGGGAGCTATTATTGGCGCATTATATGCTTCGGGATATTCTGCCCATCAATTAGATTCCATATTTAAGAGTATTAGTTTTGAAGAATTGATTCAAGATCAGATTCCTAGATCAGCAAAGACTTTCTATGAAAAAGAAGACCAGGAACGTTACGCAATTTCCTTACCTTTTAATAAGTTAAAAGTGTCTTTTCCTTCGGCATTTTCCAAGGGACAAAACGTGTATAATTTATTGGTTCAATTATTACAACCTGTGAACCATATAAATGAATTTGATAAGCTCCCTATTCCTTTTTTTTGTATGGCAACAGATGTTGAAACAGGTGAAAGTGTACGTTTGGAATCCGGATATCTGCCTGAAGCTATATTAGCTAGCGGAGCATTTCCTTCTCTTTTTGAGCCTGTCGAAATTGGAGAGCGTCTATTGATAGATGGAGGTGTAGTAAATAATTATCCCCTGGATGAGCTTAAGGATAAAGGGGTGGATATTATTATAGGGGTAGATGTACAGGACGCACTAGCTGATCGAGAAACATTGACCTCTGCTCCTGGAATACTTTTACAGATCAATAATTATCGCACGGTGAATGATATGCGCGAGAAGTCTAAAAAAACAGATATTTATATTCACCCTGATATTAGTAAATTCAATGTTGTTTCTTTCAAGGAAGGCATGGAGATTATTTCCAATGGTAAGATAGCTGCGTATAATCAATTTGAATCGCTTAAAGAGCTGTCAAGGAAACAGCGATTTTCCAGGCCTCCTGTAAAAATAGAGCCTACGGACTCCCTAAATATAGTGGATATTCAATTCTCTGGTAGTGAACATTACAGTAGGGCTTATTTGAAGGGGAAGCTGAGATTAAAGAATGATGAATTAATTAGCTTTGAACGTTTTCAACAAGGAGTAAATAACCTTCTTGGAACTGGAAATTTCAATGCTATTCGTTATGAAGTACAGTCAAAAGATGAAGGTGAATTAGTGCATTTTAAGTTATCTGAAAATAAAAATAGCACCTATTTAAAGTTAGGAGTTCACTACGATGATCTTTATAAAACTAGTGGTGTTATTAATGTAACCCACAAAAATTTTTTACAAGAAGATGATGTAGTGGGGGTAGACTTTATATTGGGCGATAATATTCGATACAATTTCGAATATTATGTTGACAAGGGCTTTCACTGGAGTTATGGGTTGAAATCAACATTTAACTATTTTAAAAAGGATGTTGATTTTAATTTTGTTCAACAAGTGGTGGGTGAATCAACGGTTCCAATTAATAAAGTAAATGTTTCGGTGGCCGATTTTACAAATCAACTTTATGTGCAAACTCTTTTCAAAGAAGAATTTTCTTTGGGTGCGGGACTTGAATATAAAAACCTTAGAATTAAGACAGAAACAATCTCGGATGTTGAAAGTGAAGCCGCTTATTTTGAAAAGAGTGATTTTGTTAGCACCTATGGGTACCTTTTACTAGACAGCTATGATAACAGATATTTTCCAAAAAAGGGAGTATACTTTAATGGGGATTTTCATTGGTATCTGTATTCTTCGGATTATCATAATAATTTTAAACCTTATTCAATTGCTAAGGCTAAAATTGGTATAGCTACTACAATATTTCCAAAGTTTTCCCTTAATATAGTAAATGAAGGGGGCTTTCGTCTAGGTAATTCAGATCATAATACGCTTGATTTTGTGTTGGGCGGATATGGTAATGACTTTATAAATAATTTTATTTCATTTGTTGGATATGATTTTTTAAGTTTCGGTGGTAATAGTTTTGTAAAGGGTGGTTTTACAATGGATTACGAGTTTATTCCAAAGAATCATATCAATTTTACAGCAAATTATGCGAATGCTGCTAATGATATTTTTCTTAACCGAGAATGGTTTAGTAGACCTGACTATTCTGGATATGCCGTTGGTTACGGGATGGAAACTTTTATGGGGCCAATAGAGGCAAAGTATACATGGTCTCCAGAGGGAGGAACTCATATCTGGTTCGTGAGTGTGGGCTTTTGGTTTTAG
- a CDS encoding tryptophan 2,3-dioxygenase family protein: MSNIPKEIADRIDQLEEKYRNSGQDLGSYLDGLLHQRFLTYWDYIHLDTLLSLQIPRTHFPDEEVFIMYHQITELYFKLIIHEQKQLIDDKLQTARFFTDRLTRINSYFKALISSFEIMIKGMDRSQFLQFRMSLLPASGFQSAQFRMIELYATPLKNLVHYSERDLISGSEGMEDLYEKIYWKKGAVDSNTGEKTLTLKQFEYRYTPRFMRIAQEVKNNTIYQKFLDLPVIERADVLLLDAMKTFDVNANVLWPLMHMGSAYRYLRKDNKDIDATGGTNWKDYLPPSFQKIIFFPDIWSAEEKDDWGKQWVDHVFNPEKA, from the coding sequence ATGAGTAACATTCCCAAAGAAATTGCCGATCGAATTGATCAACTGGAAGAAAAGTATAGAAATTCAGGACAAGATTTGGGATCTTACTTGGATGGGTTGCTACATCAACGTTTTTTGACTTATTGGGATTATATACATTTGGATACTCTTTTGAGTCTGCAAATTCCTCGTACCCATTTTCCTGATGAGGAAGTGTTTATAATGTATCATCAAATTACAGAATTGTACTTTAAGCTTATTATTCATGAGCAAAAGCAACTTATTGATGATAAGTTACAAACCGCTAGGTTTTTTACGGACAGACTCACTCGTATAAATAGTTATTTCAAGGCACTTATTTCTTCTTTTGAAATCATGATAAAGGGCATGGATCGGTCGCAATTTTTGCAATTTAGAATGTCATTGTTGCCTGCAAGTGGATTTCAATCTGCTCAGTTTAGGATGATTGAGTTGTATGCTACACCCTTGAAGAATTTGGTGCATTATTCTGAGAGAGATTTGATTTCAGGATCTGAGGGCATGGAGGATTTATATGAGAAAATTTATTGGAAAAAGGGAGCTGTTGATAGTAATACTGGTGAAAAGACGCTAACACTTAAACAATTTGAATACAGGTATACACCTAGATTTATGCGTATTGCTCAGGAGGTGAAGAATAATACGATTTATCAAAAATTTCTTGATTTGCCTGTGATTGAGCGCGCTGATGTTTTGCTTTTAGATGCAATGAAGACCTTTGATGTAAATGCAAATGTTTTGTGGCCTTTGATGCATATGGGCTCAGCTTATCGTTATTTAAGAAAGGATAATAAGGATATTGATGCCACTGGAGGAACTAATTGGAAAGATTATTTGCCTCCAAGTTTTCAAAAAATCATCTTTTTTCCGGATATTTGGAGCGCAGAAGAGAAAGATGATTGGGGTAAGCAGTGGGTAGACCATGTTTTTAATCCTGAAAAAGCATAA